A window of Bradyrhizobium diazoefficiens genomic DNA:
TCGAGCTGGAAAGCGTGCTGCTCGAGCACGATCTCGTCGCGGAAGCTGCGGTGGTGCCGAGCCCGGATCCGATCCGGCTCGCCATCCCCAAGGCGTTTGTGCTGCTGACGTCTGGCGCGGAGCGGACGCCGGAAACGGCACTCTCCATCTTCAAGCACCTGCACACGCGCCTTGCGCCGTTCAAGCGCATCCGCCGCCTCGAGATCGTCACCGAGCTGCCGAAGACGATCTCTGGTAAGATCCGTCGCGTGCAGCTACGACGACTCGAACGCGACGGTGATCGCGACGATCCGCTGCGCGGCCGCGAATTCCGCGAGGAGGATTTTCCGGAGCTGGCGAAAACACGGAGTGAGACCTAAGTGAACGAAGTCTGGAAGAAGCCGCCGATCACGCTTCAGGCCTATCAGGCCATGGTCGGCAACGAGATCGGCGTGTCGTCCTGGCACCTGATCGATCAGCCCCGCATCGACACCTATGCCGACGTGATCGAGGATCACCAGTTCATCCACGTCGACCCCGAAAGAGCCAAGAAGGAAACCGCCTTCGGCACCACTATCGCGCACGGCTTCCTGACGATGTCGTTGCTGTCGATCATGTCCTACGAGGTGATGCCCGTCATCGCCGGCACCACGATGGGCGTGAACTACGGCTTCGACAAGCTGCGCTTCATCTCGCCGGTCCGCTCGGGCAGGCGCGTCCGTGGCCGCTTCGTGCTGGCCGAAGCCAAGCTGCGCAAGCCGAACGAATTGCAGTCGCGTACCAACGTGACGGTGGAGATCGAAGGCGAGGACAAGCCTGCGCTGGTCGCGGAATGGCTGGGATTGATCTATTTCGCTTGACGCCGGACCTCGCTGCCGGGCTTGACCCGGCAACCCATCGCTGCTCAAAAGCCTGTCAATTTGATGGATGGCCGGTCAAGCCCCGGCCATGACGAACTAGCATGTAGGAAACTGCACTCATGGCAATCAGGTTTGACGGACGCGTCGCCATCGTCACCGGAGCGGGCAATGGTCTGGGGCGCGCGCATGCGCTGGGACTGGCCAGCCGCGGCGCCAGGGTCGTGGTCAATGATTTTGGCGGCGCGCGTGACGGCACCGGCGGCTCGCTATCGCCGGCGGAAGCCGTGGTCGAGGAAATCCGCAAGGCCGGCGGCACCGCGATGGCCGACGGCGCCGACGTCTCCAATTTCGAGCAGGTCATCGCCATGGTGGAGCGCGCCACCAGGGAATGGGGCAGCGTCGATCTTCTGTGCGCCAATGCCGGCATCCTGCGCGACAAATCGTTCGGCAAGATGGAGGCCGCCGATTTCCAGAAGGTGCTCGACGTGCACCTGGTCGGCACCTTCTATTGCTGCAAGGCGGCCTGGGCCGGCATGCGCGATCGCAATTACGGCCGTATCGTATTGACGACATCGTCCTCCGGCCTCTACGGCAATTTCGGCCAGGCCAATTACGGCGCGGCGAAATCCGGCATGGTCGGCCTGATGAACGTGCTGGCCGAAGAAGGCCGCAAGAACAACATTCGCGTCAACATCATCTCGCCGACGGCCGCAACCCGCATGACAGAAGAGCTGCTGCCGCCGCAGGCGCTGCAACTGATGAAGCCGAACGCGATCACGCCGGCGGTCGAGTACATGCTCAGCGAGGACGCGCCGACCCGCACCATCATGGGTGCCGGCGCAGGCTCCTTCGCCGTGATCAAGATCCTGGAAAGCGAAGGCGTGAACCTGCCGGAGTCCGAATGGACGCCGGACGCGGTCGCCGCGCATTTCGCTGAGATCAGCGACATGTCGAAGGCCAAGGCGCTCACGGGTGCGTTCGAGCAAACGCAGAAATACGTGGCGCAGGCCGCGGCACGGGCGGGGATCAAGCTCTGACGGATGTCGCCGTCATCGGTGCCGGTCCCGCCGGGCTGATGGCGGCGGAGGTGCTGGCGCAGGGCGGCGCGGCCGTCACCGTCTACGATGCGATGCCGTCCGCAGGGCGCAAATTCCTGATGGCGGGCCGCGGCGGACTCAACCTCACCCACAGCGAGCCGCTGCCGCAGTTCATGGTGCGCTATCGCGAGGCGGCACCGAAGCTGCAAGCCGCGATTGAAGCCTTTTCGCCCGACGCGTTGCGTGCGTGGAGCGCAGCACTGGGCGAGCCGACCTTCGTCGGCACCAGCGGCCGGGTGTTTCCAAAAGCGTTCAAGGCCTCGCCCTTGCTGCGCGCCTGGCTCCGGCGCCTCGACGCTGGCGGCGTGCGGTTTGTCTTCCGTCATCGCTGGACGGGCTGGGACGGCGCGGGGCGGCTGCTGTTTCGAACGCCCAATGGCGTGGCGGCCGTCGCTGCCAGTGCGACGGTGCTGGCGCTCGGTGGTGCGAGCTGGCCACGGCTCGGCTCGGATGGCGGCTGGGCCGAACTCCTCGCGGCAAAAGGCGTTGCCATCGCGAAGCTCCGGCCCGCCAATTCCGGCTTCACGGTCGCCTGGTCCGAACTGTTCCGCGACCGCTTCGAGGGCCAGCCGCTCAAGGGCGTGGCGCTGACGGTCGGTGCCCACACGGTGCGCGGCGAGGCCATGATCACGCGCAACGGCATCGAAGGCGCCGCGGTCTACGCGCTGTCGGCGGAGTTGCGGGAGGCGGTACTGAGTCTCGGACAGGCGCGCTTGATGATCGCATTGCGGCCCGACCTCGAGGCCGCCGCATTGACCACGCGGCTATCGGGCACCCGCGGCAAGCAGTCGCTCGCGAATTTCCTGCGCAAGGCGGCGCAATTGTCACCGGTCGGCATCGGCCTGATGCAGGAGGCCGCCATCGCATCGGGACGCCCGCTGGCCGCGTTCTCGCCGGCCGAGCTTGCGCGACTGATCAACGCTATCCCGGTTCAGCTCACCGGCGTTGCCCCGATCGATCGCGCGATCTCGACCGCGGGCGGGATTGCGTTCGACGAACTCGACGAGACCTTCATGCTGCGCAAGCTGCCGGGCGTGTTCGCCGCGGGCGAAATGCTGGACTGGGAGGCGCCGACCGGCGGCTACCT
This region includes:
- a CDS encoding MaoC family dehydratase, whose amino-acid sequence is MNEVWKKPPITLQAYQAMVGNEIGVSSWHLIDQPRIDTYADVIEDHQFIHVDPERAKKETAFGTTIAHGFLTMSLLSIMSYEVMPVIAGTTMGVNYGFDKLRFISPVRSGRRVRGRFVLAEAKLRKPNELQSRTNVTVEIEGEDKPALVAEWLGLIYFA
- a CDS encoding SDR family NAD(P)-dependent oxidoreductase, with product MAIRFDGRVAIVTGAGNGLGRAHALGLASRGARVVVNDFGGARDGTGGSLSPAEAVVEEIRKAGGTAMADGADVSNFEQVIAMVERATREWGSVDLLCANAGILRDKSFGKMEAADFQKVLDVHLVGTFYCCKAAWAGMRDRNYGRIVLTTSSSGLYGNFGQANYGAAKSGMVGLMNVLAEEGRKNNIRVNIISPTAATRMTEELLPPQALQLMKPNAITPAVEYMLSEDAPTRTIMGAGAGSFAVIKILESEGVNLPESEWTPDAVAAHFAEISDMSKAKALTGAFEQTQKYVAQAAARAGIKL
- a CDS encoding TIGR03862 family flavoprotein; the encoded protein is MTDVAVIGAGPAGLMAAEVLAQGGAAVTVYDAMPSAGRKFLMAGRGGLNLTHSEPLPQFMVRYREAAPKLQAAIEAFSPDALRAWSAALGEPTFVGTSGRVFPKAFKASPLLRAWLRRLDAGGVRFVFRHRWTGWDGAGRLLFRTPNGVAAVAASATVLALGGASWPRLGSDGGWAELLAAKGVAIAKLRPANSGFTVAWSELFRDRFEGQPLKGVALTVGAHTVRGEAMITRNGIEGAAVYALSAELREAVLSLGQARLMIALRPDLEAAALTTRLSGTRGKQSLANFLRKAAQLSPVGIGLMQEAAIASGRPLAAFSPAELARLINAIPVQLTGVAPIDRAISTAGGIAFDELDETFMLRKLPGVFAAGEMLDWEAPTGGYLLQASFATGAAAGRGVLEWLDV